One window from the genome of Nicotiana tomentosiformis chromosome 5, ASM39032v3, whole genome shotgun sequence encodes:
- the LOC117278986 gene encoding protein ACCELERATED CELL DEATH 6-like, with protein MADQEKAKADATKIEIMSAAQIHLVVATLLITVTFAAGFTLPGGFDNDPNSPNKGMAILIRKTAFRAFVVSDVIAFMCSAGAVFTYFLMADYSRGPVEDRVLEKLYDVSGLLQHLALISVVIAFVTGMYATLAHSLGLAITVVVISCISFFVYLWVIFKLGSA; from the coding sequence ATGGCTGATCAGGAAAAAGCTAAGGCAGATGCAACAAAAATAGAAATTATGTCGGCAGCACAAATACATCTAGTTGTAGCCACTCTACTAATTACAGTCACGTTTGCAGCTGGTTTCACATTGCCAGGAGGTTTTGACAATGATCCAAATAGCCCTAATAAAGGGATGGCGATTCTAATAAGGAAAACAGCGTTTCGTGCATTTGTTGTTTCTGATGTCATCGCCTTTATGTGTTCTGCTGGTGCTGTATTCACCTACTTCCTCATGGCGGATTATAGTAGAGGACCTGTAGAGGATAGAGTTCTAGAAAAACTTTATGACGTCTCAGGTTTGTTGCAGCATCTGGCATTGATATCAGTTGTAATTGCATTTGTAACTGGTATGTATGCTACTTTAGCACATTCACTTGGTCTCGCCATTACTGTCGTTGTCATCAGTTGTATCTCTTTCTTTGTATACTTGTGGGTAATTTTTAAATTAGGATCGGCGTGA